ATGATACGCCGCCTAGTAGTCAGATGTGTACTTATGCATGGAAGATTCACATATGGTGGATGTAATGGAGATAAAGTTGGAAAACAGttatttacacaaaatacactgtgaacaacactttggagaagaaaagcactagaaactattgcagctgttctgagcaatgttacacaatctgtgactctactgtacaatgtgtatttcgtttcattaacagctgcactctgccttagctcactgcctataataaactgtatttgaatatacactatttacactatatgcagataaatatgaatagtacgaaaatattacagtgtaatgtatacaagatatacaacactatatacaaatgggaaggcgtgctcacataCACAGCCACTATGCTTAACACTGTGGCTTCCGCCCACCACTTGCAGGGCATGAACTGCGCGCAGTTGCCCGCaaggctttgtttttttctcgagtgAAGAAATGTAATCTACATCTCAAAAAAAGTGCACAACCTCAGCTGTTGTccctaaaaagtgcaacagacaacCTACACTTGCTGACGCTGTGCGGCTGTCGAGCGAAATGCCCTCAACAATCCTCGCGTACACGTCACCGCATGCAATGTTTTGCACCGTGTACGTCTCTACATGTTATTCAACAATTTTCAGGAGAGCAAGAAGACGGCTGCTAGGTACTTTCAAATAGCTTCTCGATTTTGTTTGGATCAAGGCAGATGGCTGAAGTGTTGTGCTCAACATCGTTTCGATGCAGCCTAAGCAATCCAAAGTAAAAAACTTCTTGGCCACATATCCGCCGAGGTAATTCAAAATGGAGTCTTTGGTCGAAAGGGGGCCAATGTCCTCCACGCAGTCTGTTGTTGGCTCCAGCAGGACATCGTCCAGCAGAACAGCTAGTGTGTCCACCTGAAATGTGCACAACTTCCTGTATTTTCAAGGTGACAAAAAGGAAACTTCAGGACACATACAGGACACAAATTGCAAAATACCTGAATCGTAGAGGGCTTTTGCTTGTCAAAAAGACCTCGCAGAGTGAGAAGCAGTTGTGGCCCGCTTCCGTCAACTCGCTTAGGTGGCCGCATGAGGTTGTTCACCGACCGCATCCGGTATATAAACAAAAACTGCTGAACAGTTGGTTGGCCCCCGTCTCCTGCAACATGCCTGGCTATACCAAAGAAGCGCTGGACAGGGAAAAAGAAAGGTATCTGCACCAACACTCCGTGCCAAAAAGTACCTGAATTACCTCTAAAAAGTCTTGGCCGAGGTTTCCATCTAGAACATAACGGAAGCCAGACTTCAAGAGTCGATCAATCAGGGCCACCGTGCTGTGAAGCGTTATCCTCAGTGCACCACAAGTTGGTTTGCTAAGGAACCACACCTGCCTCTACGTCGCCAGGCTCTCTATGTATGTGCAGCGATCCTCCGGCCACTTTATGTTCGCCTTCAATGTCTGCAATGCAAGAAATATTAACCTAGAGTACACTATAAAAGAAAAACATATTTGGGTGTGATTTATTCGCTCACCGCGATGTGCTTGGCTTCGTTGTATTGCACGTCCTATGGTCTTTTTGAGTTGAGGCAGTCAAATAGATCGTTCATCTGCTTCGTGAAGTCGTATGTACCTGCGGAGTTATGTAGCTTTTGGCAGCCTTCTTGCTTGCTATAAAACTCCATTGCAGACGCCGTGCTTCCGCTAAAAAGCTGAAAATGATGGCACACTGTTGTTGAACGAAAGAGCTTGCATTGAAAATTGTCTTTTTTGACAAATCATCAGCAAAGTTTTGTGTCATTAGTTCGCCTGTAAGTAGCCTTACTAATTACTAGGAGTGGTTACTCGCCTGAACAGCAAGCCAGACACTCATCTTCTGGAAGGCGTTCGGGAAGATGTGAGCCCTTGTGAGCTTCGGGATAGCCCGAAGGCCAGCCTGTTGCTCCTCGTACTCCAGCAGGGCAGAGTAGTGAAAGTGATGGACTTCATGTCCTTCCGGTAGCTGCGATAAAAAGTTAAAACCACTCCTCGCAACGGGAGTAACCTCACGTAGATACGAATTACTGCTTACCAGAAACTTTCCAACCTTCTGAAGATTGTTCCTTATGCACTTTAAGACATGCGGTGGATCAATTAGTGCCTGCACTGTCCGTGAAGGGTCACATGGATGCTGGAATGAAGTTTGGAGCTCTTTCTGGTCAGTGTTTATTCCTGAAAAGAATA
The sequence above is drawn from the Rhipicephalus microplus isolate Deutch F79 chromosome 3, USDA_Rmic, whole genome shotgun sequence genome and encodes:
- the LOC119172488 gene encoding uncharacterized protein LOC119172488 — encoded protein: MRSVNNLMRPPKRVDGSGPQLLLTLRGLFDKQKPSTIQVDTLAVLLDDVLLEPTTDCVEDIGPLSTKDSILNYLGGYVAKKFFTLDCLGCIETMLSTTLQPSALIQTKSRSYLKVPSSRLLALLKIVE